One segment of Dolichospermum sp. DET69 DNA contains the following:
- a CDS encoding phosphoribosylglycinamide formyltransferase: protein MIQNPLINTPASLISPDIYNYQVSSNQPLKLGIMASGNGSNFEVIAQAIADGKINAQIQVLIYNNPGAKAAVRAENWGVEAVLLNHRDYKNREKFDSQVVQILQQYDVEFVIMAGWMRLVTQVLIDAFPNRMINIHPSLLPSFKGVQAVEQALVAKVKITGCTVHLVSLEVDSGEILIQAAVPVLPDDTSETLHARIQVQEHRILPMAISLLSQRK, encoded by the coding sequence ATGATTCAGAATCCCTTAATAAATACTCCAGCTAGTCTCATTTCTCCTGATATTTATAATTATCAAGTTTCATCTAATCAACCTTTGAAACTAGGGATTATGGCATCGGGAAATGGTAGTAATTTTGAAGTAATTGCCCAAGCTATTGCCGACGGTAAAATTAACGCCCAAATTCAAGTTTTAATTTACAACAATCCTGGAGCTAAGGCAGCAGTTAGGGCAGAAAATTGGGGTGTAGAAGCTGTATTGTTAAATCATCGTGACTATAAAAATCGGGAAAAATTTGATAGTCAGGTTGTCCAAATATTACAGCAGTATGATGTGGAATTCGTGATTATGGCGGGATGGATGCGATTAGTAACACAAGTTTTAATTGACGCTTTTCCTAATCGGATGATTAATATTCATCCCAGCTTATTACCAAGTTTTAAAGGAGTGCAAGCTGTAGAACAGGCTTTAGTTGCTAAAGTCAAAATCACTGGCTGTACTGTACATCTTGTTTCTTTAGAAGTTGACAGTGGCGAGATTTTAATCCAAGCTGCTGTTCCCGTACTACCAGATGATACATCAGAAACACTACACGCTAGAATTCAAGTACAAGAGCATCGGATTTTACCAATGGCGATTTCTTTGTTGAGTCAAAGGAAATAG
- a CDS encoding ABC transporter permease subunit codes for MNVIRTFVMAKNVFQEVIRDRILYIIGFYAIILGIAFRAIPEFASTTSDKIFLDFGLATMNVIGLIVAIFIGTGLVNKEIEKRTILVLIAKPISRSEFIASKYLGLSAVIAVLISAMTIIYLGFLQFGKVSYPVISIFLATLFIFFQLCLITAVAITLGVFTSSLIATALTFAVYLMGNITQDLVALGRLSHNPGMERITQGLYLILPDLSRLDLKNDAVYALQALPDTITLIANAGYGLLYSFMLLAIAILIFLRREF; via the coding sequence ATGAATGTAATTAGAACTTTTGTCATGGCGAAAAATGTGTTTCAGGAAGTGATCCGCGATCGCATCCTCTACATTATCGGTTTTTATGCAATCATCCTCGGTATTGCTTTCCGCGCAATTCCTGAATTTGCCAGTACCACATCTGATAAAATATTTTTAGACTTTGGTTTGGCAACCATGAACGTCATTGGTTTAATTGTGGCTATATTTATCGGCACAGGATTAGTTAACAAGGAAATTGAAAAACGGACTATCTTAGTATTAATTGCCAAACCCATCAGTCGGAGTGAATTTATTGCTAGTAAATATTTAGGATTATCAGCAGTTATAGCTGTCCTAATTAGCGCAATGACAATAATTTATTTAGGCTTCTTGCAATTTGGTAAAGTATCCTATCCAGTTATCAGTATTTTTTTGGCTACGCTATTCATATTTTTTCAATTATGTTTAATTACTGCCGTAGCCATTACTCTAGGAGTTTTTACCAGTTCTCTCATCGCTACAGCCCTAACATTTGCTGTGTATTTAATGGGGAATATTACTCAAGATTTAGTTGCATTGGGTAGATTAAGTCATAATCCTGGTATGGAACGCATTACCCAAGGTTTATATCTGATATTGCCCGATTTATCCAGATTAGATTTAAAAAATGATGCTGTTTATGCTTTACAAGCACTACCCGATACAATCACATTAATTGCCAATGCAGGTTATGGTTTACTTTACAGTTTTATGTTGTTAGCGATCGCTATTCTGATTTTCTTACGACGAGAATTTTAA
- a CDS encoding DUF5357 domain-containing protein, which produces MNSLFKEVFGIFKYTQDLFAGVQKFLTPAKAYSWQTLIYLSVFSWGISYFALGYIRDIIAFCGWLFLLAGTAWYTTDDPLRVPGTFMPVGAVITGFLVSVFALGNQESGLTSNTIVIWPTIAAIVTAIPNFFEGTGGRSAKAKLPKLQDRQKVVVLLAWCMLISCWLQFYFVIDQWLKEYPSLRADNFNKSAFVIRLEPPTKKPKTGDLILNKLQPLVNQQIANKPWADVEKWLLEANQQLGNLGRKTINSNLGKSQERLLWRVEPRVVNIKSGYKLDILTIWGGPSANSRGYYWQKSCLIQPSNSGKQTDNKNTVARLTCDRTSKFIIGSPPPQQ; this is translated from the coding sequence ATGAATTCATTATTTAAAGAAGTATTTGGCATATTTAAATATACTCAGGATTTATTTGCAGGAGTTCAAAAATTTCTGACCCCAGCCAAAGCATACTCATGGCAGACATTAATTTACTTGAGTGTTTTTTCTTGGGGAATATCATATTTTGCCCTAGGATATATCAGGGATATTATTGCCTTTTGCGGTTGGTTGTTTTTGTTAGCAGGAACAGCTTGGTATACTACTGATGATCCTTTGAGAGTTCCAGGAACTTTTATGCCTGTTGGGGCAGTAATAACGGGCTTTTTAGTAAGCGTCTTTGCCTTGGGAAATCAGGAAAGTGGATTAACATCTAATACCATAGTTATTTGGCCGACTATAGCGGCTATCGTTACAGCCATACCTAACTTCTTTGAAGGCACAGGTGGAAGATCCGCAAAGGCAAAACTTCCTAAATTACAAGATCGTCAAAAAGTTGTAGTTTTATTAGCTTGGTGTATGCTAATTAGTTGTTGGCTTCAGTTTTACTTCGTTATAGATCAATGGTTAAAAGAATATCCTAGTTTACGAGCAGACAATTTTAATAAAAGTGCTTTTGTCATTAGATTAGAACCACCAACAAAAAAGCCAAAAACTGGTGATTTGATCTTAAATAAATTGCAACCCCTAGTTAATCAACAAATTGCCAACAAACCTTGGGCAGATGTAGAAAAATGGTTACTAGAAGCTAATCAGCAACTAGGCAACTTGGGGAGAAAAACGATTAATAGTAATTTGGGTAAATCTCAAGAAAGACTATTATGGCGAGTTGAACCCCGTGTAGTAAATATCAAGTCTGGATATAAGCTGGATATTTTGACAATTTGGGGCGGACCAAGTGCCAATTCTCGAGGATATTACTGGCAAAAATCTTGTCTAATTCAACCATCTAACTCTGGTAAACAAACAGATAATAAAAACACTGTTGCTCGTCTTACTTGCGACCGCACAAGTAAATTCATCATTGGTTCTCCACCACCACAACAATAA
- a CDS encoding filament integrity protein fraC, producing MSDELSLPIILPIGAIFFELLFLLTAIPVEAYVLNKWLKFDKRTSIFYAIALNVFSSVIGWIVFFAAEPKLPIALKAELINYVFFNKLQDPSINTTIIGLSFAIFLATFSVKFLLLKILIIFMDEGGKKSETEIVSPQQRTSYMNMAKLQNTNLITATLIANSLSYSAITFIIIIRSR from the coding sequence ATGTCTGATGAATTATCACTACCCATAATTTTGCCCATTGGGGCGATATTTTTTGAACTATTATTCTTACTCACTGCTATTCCCGTAGAAGCTTATGTTCTCAATAAATGGCTGAAGTTTGATAAAAGAACCAGTATTTTTTACGCCATTGCTTTAAACGTTTTTTCTAGTGTAATTGGCTGGATTGTGTTTTTCGCAGCCGAACCTAAGTTACCTATTGCTCTCAAAGCAGAATTGATCAATTATGTATTTTTTAATAAACTGCAAGATCCCAGCATTAACACAACGATAATTGGATTATCATTTGCTATTTTCCTAGCGACTTTTTCAGTCAAGTTTTTATTACTGAAGATCCTCATAATTTTTATGGATGAAGGAGGAAAAAAATCAGAAACAGAAATTGTTTCTCCACAACAAAGAACCAGTTACATGAATATGGCTAAGTTGCAAAATACTAATTTAATAACTGCAACGTTAATAGCGAATTCACTCAGTTACAGTGCCATCACTTTCATTATAATAATTCGCTCTCGGTAA
- a CDS encoding cob(I)yrinic acid a,c-diamide adenosyltransferase, which yields MTRNGIGIRTAQVRSERLTGQIHVYDGIGKGKSQAALGVVLRSIGLGINTPSDSSRVLLLRFLKGPERDYDEDGAITALQRGFPHLIDQVRTGRAEFFGHDQITVFDRTEATRGWDVAKGAIASGLYSVVVLDEINPVLDLGLLSVDEVVNTLKSKPQELEIITTGRAAPPQLLDIADLHSEMKPHHHPMAAELFIEGIEIYTGAGKGKSTSALGKALQAIGRGINHPGSTRVLIMQWLKGGSGYTEDAAIAALQQSYPEVVDHQRCGRDAIVWRNCRQDLDYIEAERGWEIAKIAIASGVYKTIILDELNPTVDLELLPVDPIVQALLRKPRDTEVIITGRCQNQPAYFDLASIHSEVYCHKHYANQGVELKRGVDF from the coding sequence ATGACAAGGAACGGTATCGGTATTCGCACAGCACAAGTGCGTTCTGAGCGGCTTACGGGTCAAATTCACGTCTATGATGGTATTGGGAAAGGGAAATCCCAAGCGGCTTTAGGGGTGGTTTTGCGCTCGATTGGGTTGGGAATCAATACACCTAGTGATTCTAGCCGCGTTTTATTGCTGCGGTTTTTGAAAGGACCAGAACGGGATTATGATGAAGATGGAGCGATTACGGCTTTACAGCGCGGGTTTCCCCATTTGATTGATCAGGTTCGCACAGGGAGAGCCGAATTTTTTGGCCATGATCAAATTACAGTTTTTGATAGAACAGAAGCTACACGGGGTTGGGATGTGGCTAAAGGTGCGATCGCTTCGGGGTTATATTCAGTAGTTGTTCTAGATGAAATTAACCCGGTTTTGGATTTGGGTTTGCTATCAGTAGATGAAGTAGTAAACACTTTAAAATCTAAACCCCAGGAATTGGAAATCATCACAACCGGACGCGCTGCACCGCCACAATTATTAGATATTGCGGATTTGCATTCAGAAATGAAACCCCACCACCACCCGATGGCCGCAGAACTTTTTATTGAAGGGATTGAAATTTATACGGGTGCAGGTAAGGGTAAATCTACTAGTGCTTTAGGTAAGGCTTTGCAAGCTATTGGCAGAGGTATTAATCATCCTGGTTCTACCCGTGTATTAATTATGCAGTGGCTCAAAGGTGGTAGTGGTTATACTGAAGATGCAGCGATCGCCGCTTTGCAGCAATCCTATCCAGAAGTGGTTGATCATCAACGTTGTGGACGTGATGCTATTGTGTGGCGGAATTGTCGCCAAGATTTAGACTATATAGAAGCGGAGAGAGGTTGGGAAATTGCCAAAATTGCGATCGCTTCTGGTGTGTATAAAACGATTATTCTCGATGAACTCAATCCCACGGTTGATTTAGAATTGCTACCTGTTGATCCAATTGTTCAAGCCTTACTAAGGAAACCTCGTGATACGGAAGTTATTATCACAGGCCGCTGTCAAAACCAGCCCGCTTATTTTGATTTGGCTAGTATTCACTCTGAGGTTTACTGTCATAAACACTATGCAAATCAAGGTGTAGAACTAAAACGAGGAGTAGATTTTTAA